The following DNA comes from Amycolatopsis solani.
GAAGAAGGCGACGAGCTTCGCGGTGGCGAGCTCGTCCCAGGGATCGGTGGTCGCGAGCACGGCGGCGGCCCCGGTGGGGAACTTCGCCTGGACATCGCGGGTTTCCTCACCGTGTCCGGCGAGGTGCAGGGTCAGCTCGCTGACGCCGGGCTCGTGCCCGACGAGGGCGACGGTGGTGATTTCGGGCGGCGTCCGGCTCGCGGCGTTCAGCAGTTCGGGTACGTCGGCGCCGTAGAGGTCTTCGTCGAAGGTCACGGGCGGTGTGGTGGGGAGCTCTCCGGCGATGAGCTGCCACGTTTCGCGCGTGCGGCGGGCGGTGGAGCAGTGGGCGAGTTCGGGGACGTGGCCGGCTTCGACGAGCCAGCGGCCGAGCTTGGGCGCGGCCCGAATCCCGCGCGGCGCCAAGGGGCGTTCGTGGTCGGGGAGATCTTCCGACCAGTCCGACTTGGCGTGACGGACGACGACGAGCCACCGGGTTTCGTCCATCGACCGAGCCTAACGAGCCCGTGGCCACCGGGTGACCACGGGCTCGCGGATCAGGACCCGGCCTGCTGCCTGGTACGGGTCGGCAGTGTCCGCATGATCGCTCAGACCCCGCTGACCTGGCGGATCCAGCTTCGGCCCGCCGCGACGCTGCCGTAGGTGGTGGTGCTGGAGCGGTCGCTGGTCGAGCACACACCGACCTGGACACCGCCATCGAGCATCGGGCCACCCGAGTCGCCGCCGGCGACCGCGCCGTTGGGGGTCGAGGCCTCGATCGCCGGACCGCCGAAGTAGTCGCTGGCACCGGTGTCGGAGATCTGCACCGACGCCTGCTTCAGTACGTTCGACTGGTGGCTTCCCTCGTCGGTGGACTGGGTCGCGCCCCAGCCGTAGACGCGGGCGGTGTCGCCCTCGTTCGCGTCCGACGAGCTGGCCGCGAGCCGGGCGAACGTGCTGCCGCCGTTGGTGTTCAGCTTGATCAGGGCCAGGTCGCCACCCGAGTACAGGTAGGTCGACGCCGCTTTCGCGTGCACGCCACCGGAAGCGCTGTTCGAGCCGACGTAGAGGTCGATGTCGGAGAGGCGCTGCCCGTTGTTGTCGTACATGCAGTGCTTGGCGGTCAGGACCCAGCGCGCGCCGATCAGCGTGCTGGTGCAGAAGAACGTGTAACCGTTGGCGTGGCCGTTGAACCGGGTGATGTAGCCGGGGTTCTGCGCCGTGCTGCCGCCGATGATCGACGGCTGCGCGTCGGGCGAGAGCGGCGTGACGGGGGCGGCCGACGCGGGTGCGGCGGCGAGCGTCGTCAGAACGGCGCAGGAACCGGCGAGCACGGCGGCGGCGCGGACGAACCGGCCGGGGTTTTCACGCATTTCGGGACTCCTTGGGGGACCGGAGGGGACTCACCGAACGTAAGCGGGCACTGCGTTTCCGGTAATCCGCTGGAAGTCCCGAACCGATCAACGGAACAGGACGGTTCCTTCGGCGGGTTGCGCTTTCCGGCGGCGTCCGCTTGATCCACACAGCCGACGTTCGTCGGGTGACACCGGCCCACCGCGGCTGTTAAACCCGAGGGAACGCCCGTCGCCGGCCAGGCGCGATCCGCCGCGACCCGCCGGGCGAACCCTCGGCCGCATCGACGCTTGAGGAAGCTGGATGCCGTTGTTCGCGGTACCCGAGCCAGCCGGGCGGGAGCTGGCGCACGCGCTCGCCACCGGCCCGTTCAGCCGGGCGCTGACGCTGGCCATCGACCACAGCGGGCTCGGACTGGCCCGCCTCAAGGGGCGGCTCGCCGCCGCCGGCGTGCCCGTCAGCACGACGACGTTGAGCTACTGGCGCACCGGCCGCACCCGGCCCGAACGTCCCGAGTCGCTGCGCGCGGTTTCGGTGCTGGAAAGCGTCCTCGGCCTGCCCGCGGACGCGCTGACCGACCTGCTGGCCCGCCCGTTCGACGCGGGACCCGGGGTTTCGGGAGCGGTGGGCTGGGAGCGCCTGTGGGAGCCCCGCGCGCGTGTTCTGTCCGTGCTGCACTCCTTCGACGCGGCGGATGAGACGTCGCTGGTCGTGCTCAGCCTCCACGAAGCCCTGCACGTCGACGCGACCCGCGCGTTGACCCGGCTGCGCGTCCGCGAAGTCGTCCGCGCGGTCACGGAGCCGGTGCAGGCCAAGGTGGTGGTCCTGCGCGGCTGCACGCCGGGCCGCCCACCGCGGCTGGTCTCGACGCGGTATTGCCACGCGGTGCGCACGGAGGTGCAGGCCGAGCCCGGATTCGTGGTCAGCGAGCTGGTACCCCACCGGGCGCTCGCCATCGGCGAGACGGCGATCCTGGAGTACGAGTTCGAGTACTGCGACGGCGTCCCGGACACCAGCTACGACCGCCGCTTCCGCCACCCGGGAACCGAGCACTTGCTCGAGGTCCACTTCGCGCCGGGTGCGGTGCCGGTGACCTGCCACGCGTATCGACTGGATTCTTCCGGCGGTCCGGAGCGGGACGTCACCGAAGTGTCCCCGGTTTCGCCGGCGCACGTGTTCACGGCCGGCGCGCCGCCGGGTATCCGCGGCCTGCGGTGGAGCTGGCCGAGGTGAGAAGTGGGCCGCCTGGGGCTCGAACCCAGAACCTACGGATTAAAAGTCCGCAGCTCTACCAATTGAGCTAACGGCCCGCGCCCTCAGTTTAGCCAGGCCCTGGTGCGCCGCCTGCAGGCCGGGGTGCGGCTGAGGTCCTCCGGAAGGTCAAGACTGGTTCTCGGCCGGTGGGCCGCCCATGATGCGGGGATGCTGGGTTCGCTGCTGATCCTCACCGGGCCGCCCGGGGCCGGGAAGTCGACCGTTGCGCGGCTCGTTGCCGACGGGGCGGCGCAGGACACCGTGCACCTGCACACCGACAGCTTCTACGTGTGGATCCGGACCGGGTTCGTGGCGCCGTACCTGCCCGAGGCCGCTCGGCAGAACGAGGTCGTGCTCGGGGTGATCGCCGAGGCCGCGTGCGGGTACGCGCGGGGTGGCTACGACGTCGTTCTCGACGGTGTCGTCGGGCCGTGGGCGCTGGAGCCGTTCCGCGAGGCTGCGAAGCGCTCCGGTCTGGACCTCTTCTACGTCGTTCTGCGGCCGGACCTGCGAGCCACCCTCGCGCGCGGGACCGCGCGGAGTGCGCCCGAACTCACCGACGTCGAGCCGCTCACCGGGATGCACGCGGCGTTCAGCGGGCTGGGTGAGCTCGAAC
Coding sequences within:
- a CDS encoding SixA phosphatase family protein, which produces MDETRWLVVVRHAKSDWSEDLPDHERPLAPRGIRAAPKLGRWLVEAGHVPELAHCSTARRTRETWQLIAGELPTTPPVTFDEDLYGADVPELLNAASRTPPEITTVALVGHEPGVSELTLHLAGHGEETRDVQAKFPTGAAAVLATTDPWDELATAKLVAFFRPRDA
- a CDS encoding AAA family ATPase produces the protein MLGSLLILTGPPGAGKSTVARLVADGAAQDTVHLHTDSFYVWIRTGFVAPYLPEAARQNEVVLGVIAEAACGYARGGYDVVLDGVVGPWALEPFREAAKRSGLDLFYVVLRPDLRATLARGTARSAPELTDVEPLTGMHAAFSGLGELERNVMDTTDQTIEETAEAVRQRARSAAFRL
- a CDS encoding S1 family peptidase; translated protein: MRENPGRFVRAAAVLAGSCAVLTTLAAAPASAAPVTPLSPDAQPSIIGGSTAQNPGYITRFNGHANGYTFFCTSTLIGARWVLTAKHCMYDNNGQRLSDIDLYVGSNSASGGVHAKAASTYLYSGGDLALIKLNTNGGSTFARLAASSSDANEGDTARVYGWGATQSTDEGSHQSNVLKQASVQISDTGASDYFGGPAIEASTPNGAVAGGDSGGPMLDGGVQVGVCSTSDRSSTTTYGSVAAGRSWIRQVSGV